One window from the genome of Andrena cerasifolii isolate SP2316 chromosome 3, iyAndCera1_principal, whole genome shotgun sequence encodes:
- the Mrps30 gene encoding mitochondrial ribosomal protein S30, translating into MVNMFIQVRKCLLNHSTTVRKNVTRKYALPTVTKLDTAEDAMYPPILDLSRRGVMKREKEKWHNKIKKLETVEEKLYGINMPRYYGWKSLALKEGDIPYNSLPQARYITRTHVVNDHKLPDFYNNLITPEELDVKIQNVKKQIEDVIIFEYCSRMRERGLAEETGNNEAVRNDITNAVTYQINRILLTSLSSAVPHLMEAEIDFEPRVEAFWFAGGIDPPHIVKQSKEGQEFMKEYVNDPVDMPVQYVGSPILQLRHRAPLKEIIPKHESENPELSVPVYKFDPRVLGYQFSYKHATSIPGFWPGDPSEFGLLSYHNANHLLQRPKIYKDELQALTVQAIFASYSWLLSQACYQGFSTVNDMTYPLVSQTVITNGQWWTFCAYQLNTTLLHSEYADENPGRNMCWITEPMKLFDTVENEKIHGFNEDVLKTLMKFYINTPEERTDVNMKPYLGKSVKLIADIPDVERRTWLEEHFKNLMSNRPRHYKIPETYLWQKFYLIDHKTRPMDKKRDPWQFGYRPMRRRLNDHLPIYIPRCLRENPKKRKVGRWAKTYYPNA; encoded by the exons ATGGTCAACATGTTCATTCAAGTACGAAAGTGTTTATTAAATCATTCTACGACTGTGAGAAAAAATGTCACACGAAAGTATGCCCTCCCTACTGTTACGAAGTTGGATACGGCAGAAGATGCAATGTATCCACCAATATTAGACTTATCCCGAAGAGGTGTGATGAAGAGAGAAAAGGAGAAATGGCACAATAAGATTAAGAAGCTAGAAACTGTGGAGGAAAAGTTATATGGCATTAATATGCCACGTTACTATGGCTGGAAAAGTTTAGCTTTAAAAGAAGGAGATATACCATATAACTCGTTGCCTCAAGCTCGATACATTACACGAACCCATGTTGTAAACGACCATAAATTACCCgacttttataataatttaattacaccCGAAGAGTTGGACGTCAAGATACAAAATGTTAAGAAGCAAATAGAGGACGTTATTATTTTTGAGTATTGTAGTAGAAT GAGAGAACGAGGACTAGCAGAGGAAACGGGGAACAATGAAGCAGTGCGAAATGATATTACAAATGCAGTTACTTATCAAATCAACAGAATATTATTAACCAGTCTTTCTTCAGCGGTACCTCATTTAATGGAAGCTGAGATAGATTTTGAACCTAGAGTAGAAGCATTTTGGTTCGCCGGTGGTATAGATCCTCCGCATATAGTGAAACAGTCGAAAGAGGGTCAAGAGTTCATGAAGGAATATGTAAACGATCCAGTCGATATGCCAGTTCAATATGTTGGTTCTCCTATTCTGCAATTAAGACATCGTGCTCCTTTGAAGGAAATAATACCTAAACATGAATCTGAAAATCCAGAACTCAGTGTTCCCGTATACAAATTTGATCCTAGAGTATtgggatatcagttttcatataaacacGCTACTAGTATACCTGGTTTTTGGCCTGGCGACCCTTCCGAATTTGGTCTATTGTCTTACCATAATGCGAATCATTTATTACAAAGACCAAAGATCTATAAGGATGAATTGCAAGCACTCACTGTGCAAGCTATTTTTGCATCTTACAGTTGGTTATTGTCACAGGCTTGTTATCAAG GTTTCTCCACAGTTAATGACATGACCTATCCATTAGTATCGCAAACGGTTATAACAAATGGCCAGTGGTGGACATTCTGTGCCTATCAACTGAATACCACGTTATTGCATTCGGAATATGCAGATGAAAATCCTGGACGTAATATGTGTTGGATAACAGAACCAATGAAATTATTTGACACAGTGGAGAATGAGAAGATTCATGGCTTTAACGAGGATGTACTAAAaactttgatgaaattttacatTAATACGCCCGAAGAAAGAACGGACGTGAATATGAAGCCGTATCTAGGGAAATCGGTGAAACTTATAGCTGATATTCCAGATGTAGAGCGAAGAACGTGGCTAGAAGAACACTTCAAAAATCTCATGTCCAATAGACCAAGACATTA CAAAATACCCGAAACATATCTTTGGCAGAAGTTTTACCTAATTGATCACAAAACTCGGCCGATGGATAAGAAACGCGATCCATGGCAGTTTGGTTACAGACCGATGAGGCGAAGACTGAACGATCACTTACCGATTTATATACCGAGATGTCTTAGAGAAAATCCAAAGAAGAGGAAAGTAGGCCGATGGGCAAAGACATATTATCCAAACGCGTAG
- the LOC143366683 gene encoding lysosomal acid glucosylceramidase-like, producing MWKAILPLALLLAAGDANDCVPYKVNNTLLACVCNATYCDAPPDYNGQLLEKGFSYWYVSNKQGLRMSMSQKKFGTDRSSTSDVILNVDTTKRYQTVFGFGGSFTDAVGINLKNLSEGTREQLLRTYYDRKTGSRYNIGRIPIGASDFSTRPYTYDDVENDTKLEHFALAREDYDYKIPFAKRALELNPETKFFSAAWTPPTWMKTNGKLNGFGFLRDDCRQIYANYLVKFLDEYEKNGLKMWAVTTGNEPTNALRPDFPLINMGWTPQGMADWVGDYFGPTLASTKHNDTLILALDDNRIVLPWYVKPMFTNEKSSKYCAGTAVHWYYDDDQPAVVLDLTHEAYPDKIIIMTEASIGPHIWGTPTVVTESWKHGEKYILSIIEYMNHWGIAWVNWNLAITKVGGPNWIFLDNDGTIIVNPETDEFYKLPMFYAIQHFSRFVGRGSTRISITDSDAIKSAAFLTPSNEIVAVLYNRDNSTKRVTLKDSKKEGLSLDLSPYSMNTIIYKH from the exons ATGTGGAAAGCAATTCTACCCCTCGCCCTCCTTCTCGCCGCAG gtGACGCGAACGACTGTGTACCTTACAAAGTCAACAACACGCTCCTCGCATGCGTTTGCAATGCAACATATTGCGACGCACCCCCTGATTATAATGGACAACTTCTTGAGAAAGGATTCTCTTACTGGTACGTGAGCAATAAGCAGGGACTCAGGATGAGTATGTCACAGAAGAAGTTTGGAACCGATCGCAGCTCTACCTCCGATGTAATCCTTAACGTGGATACTACAAAAAGATATCAAACAGTCTTCGGTTTCGGGGGTTCTTTTACCGATGCTGTCGGTATAAACTTAAAGAACCTCAGCGAGGGTACTCGAGAGCAACTGTTGCG AACATATTACGATCGTAAAACAGGAAGCAGATACAACATAGGCCGCATACCGATTGGTGCTTCCGATTTCTCGACAAGACCGTATACCTACGATGACGTGGAAAATGACACTAAACTAGAACACTTTGCACTCGCGCGCGAAGATTACGATTATAAAATACCATTCGCGAAGAGAGCCCTTGAGTTAAATCCCGAAACGAAATTCTTTTCTGCCGCATGGACTCCTCCAACGTGGATGAAGACAAACGGCAAACTAAATGGTTTCG GTTTCTTAAGGGACGATTGCCGCCAGATATACGCTAATTACCTAGTCAAATTTCTGGACGAATATGAAAAGAATGGACTGAAAATGTGGGCGGTTACAACGGGTAACGAGCCAACAAATGCTCTCAGACCTGATTTCCCCCTTATTAATATGGGATGGACTCCACAAGGAATGGCTGACTGGGTCGGTGATTACTTCGGTCCAACTTTGGCGTCAACAAAGCATAATGACACCCTAATCTTAGCCCTCGATGATAACAGAATTGTATTACCTTGGTACGTTAAACCAATGTTTACCAATGAAAAGTCGTCAAAATACTGTGCTGGAACAGCTGTGCATTGGTACTATGATGACGATCAACCAGCCGTGGTCTTGGATTTAACTCACGAAGCATATCCAGATAAAATCATTATAATGACCGAAGCATCTATAG GACCACACATATGGGGAACTCCGACTGTCGTGACAGAATCGTGGAAGCACGgagaaaaatacattttaagCATAATAGAG TATATGAATCATTGGGGGATCGCATGGGTGAACTGGAATTTAGCCATTACCAAAGTGGGTGGACCAAACTGGATATTCCTGGACAATGACGGAACCATTATCGTGAATCCAGAAACGGACGAATTTTATAAGCTACCCATGTTTTATGCTATCCAGCATTTCAGTAGATTCGTTGGAAGAGGTTCTACCAGAATTTCTATTACCGACTCCGACGCGATCAAAAGTGCAGCCTTTCTAACACCGTCCAACGAAATTGTAGCCGTACTATACAACAG GGATAATTCGACGAAACGCGTAACACTAAAGGATTCGAAGAAGGAAGGTCTTTCCTTGGATCTATCCCCATATTCTATGAATACTATAATATACAAACACTAA
- the LOC143366684 gene encoding putative glucosylceramidase 3 — MWKAILIVAVFLAEGDATGCVPYTVDNQVLACVCNATYCDSAANYDPQALEDGVSYWYVTNKQGLRMTMSATKYGNCKLSANDVKIQVDTTQTYQKILGFGGAFTDSAGMNIDKLSPATQKQLLRTYYDPKTGSRYNLGRIPIGGTDFSVRPYTYDDFKDDVTLKHFALQNEDLKFKIPYAKKALKLNPDTKFFSAAWSAPGWMKTNGEFFGFGYLKKEYYQVYANYLVKFLEGYRKHGLEIWAITTGNEPTIYFEIHTRVISMGWTPETMALWVGSFMGPTLEKSGHNDTLILALDDDKFLLPGFVIPTYTHPKSNKYTAGTAVHAYFENYAPASVLTETHNAFPNKFILMTEDSIGPSTWGDKDQVTKSWNYGESYMLSIMEYLNNWAVGWVDWNLVLDESGGPTWINNTLNAPIIVNPSADEFYKLPMYYAIQHFSRFVERGSLRVSVNNDAAVKTAAFLTPANDVVVVLYNNATIPQQITLQDSRKKALCLELTPNSMNTVIYKN; from the exons CCTCGCGTGCGTTTGCAATGCAACGTACTGCGATAGTGCAGCGAATTATGATCCACAAGCCCTGGAGGACGGGGTCTCTTACTGGTACGTAACAAACAAGCAAGGACTCAGGATGACGATGTCAGCGACGAAGTATGGAAATTGCAAACTTTCTGCCAACGATGTAAAAATCCAAGTAGACACTACCCAAACGTATCAAAAGATCCTCGGGTTCGGGGGTGCCTTCACCGACTCTGCTGGCATGAACATAGACAAGCTCAGCCCAGCTACTCAAAAACAACTGCTTCG GACCTATTACGATCCGAAAACTGGGAGCAGGTACAATCTAGGTCGGATACCAATTGGTGGTACCGATTTCTCGGTAAGACCTTACACCTACGACGACTTCAAAGATGATGTTACATTGAAACACTTTGCGCTGCAAAACGAAGATCTCAAGTTCAAGATACCATACGCGAAGAAGGCCCTCAAATTAAATCCTGATACAAAGTTCTTTAGCGCAGCATGGTCGGCTCCTGGATGGATGAAAACTAACGGCGAATTCTTTGGATTCG GTTACTTGAAGAAAGAATACTACCAGGTCTATGCCAATTATTTAGTCAAGTTTCTGGAAGGATATAGAAAGCACGGTCTCGAGATATGGGCCATTACAACCGGTAACGAACCAACAATTTATTTCGAGATCCATACTAGAGTTATCTCGATGGGATGGACGCCGGAAACTATGGCCCTTTGGGTTGGCTCTTTCATGGGTCCAACTCTGGAGAAATCAGGGCACAACGACACGCTAATCTTAGCCCTCGACGACGACAAATTTTTATTGCCCGGCTTCGTCATTCCGACATATACTCATCCAAAATCGAATAAGTACACCGCAGGAACTGCTGTACATGCCTACTTTGAGAATTACGCACCAGCATCGGTACTGACGGAGACCCATAATGCCTTcccaaataaattcattttgatGACAGAGGACTCCATAG GGCCGTCGACGTGGGGAGATAAAGATCAGGTGACAAAATCCTGGAACTATGGAGAATCGTATATGTTAAGCATAATGGAG TATCTGAATAACTGGGCAGTCGGTTGGGTGGACTGGAATTTGGTCCTTGACGAATCCGGTGGACCAACCTGGATCAACAATACCCTCAACGCCCCCATTATCGTGAATCCAAGCGCTGATGAATTTTACAAGCTACCTATGTACTATGCTATCCAGCACTTCAGTAGATTCGTTGAAAGGGGATCTCTCAGAGTTTCGGTCAACAATGACGCCGCCGTGAAAACTGCAGCCTTCCTAACACCGGCGAACGACGTAGTGGTCGTACTATACAACAA CGCCACTATTCCGCAGCAGATAACTCTGCAGGATTCTCGGAAGAAGGCTCTTTGTTTGGAACTGACTCCAAATTCTATGAATACTGTGATTTACAAAAACTAA